A genomic region of Prevotella scopos JCM 17725 contains the following coding sequences:
- a CDS encoding alpha-2-macroglobulin family protein — translation MKKLFIILSIIFLLLPITMTAQSFDALWQQVNQAEQKDLPKTQISLLKKIEQKGQKEKAYGQILAASLLASRLQTEIAPDSAEVELKRLKAKAKMVEGKDEVLSAIYNCILGVISRNDDDGNADDYFKKALANPSLLASQKAADFKPLIVVGKDDNIFKGDLLHVIGMQVGNYDKLYSYYKSVGNREAACYTALMGIKNEKESIPKLDSLMQEYSDLPICGEVALKRYACMGEDTPVEEKIAYIDNALVRWASWNRIVALRNAREELTRPMFDVSFDKRNVSSSEKNNWVKLNTRNVSDVVITVTRTKLSGNHSLSLGDKDDMVKVMASLLPATKQTIKRTYTGHKDYEEVKDSFLMPTLPLGVYLIKIESPEKNITPEYAFYYVSDLYVMSELQPKKKARYVVVNVVDGQPVADVKVQATYPNYYDKPSIVKKLVTNTKGEVVFDSERTTPYIYVSTNKDKAFRETKLEGSYDYDKENYDRMVTQVFTDRGIYRPGQTVHASVIAYQNTKQDYKTKAAGGQTFDMVLQDANYKEIGRKSVTTDRFGTAAADFNLPTSGLTGSFSIYADFGTKGSKRFQVDEYKRPTFDVNFDEYKEKYAVGDSIKLIGRAKSFAGVPVQGAKVHYVVTRNISYWSRFYEDSEEVNEQDVVTDDKGEFVVTVPFVLSDKAKKELKSGKGYRSLFYNFRVEASVTDAAGETHDGFASLPLGTKEASLSCNIAEKNLRDSLKTIKFNYLNAAGSPVDGTVKYVIVPQQKDKNKYVYSNYKTVKANENVAIKGLSSGAYRLHAICGTDTIDEDFVVFSFDDKRPAIETHDWFYLSGNQFPRDGGPIYMQVGSSDENQYVVYSIFSDNKVIETGSFNQSNSIQTRKFVYKEEYGDEIFLNYAWVKNGIMYSHSERITRPLPDKSLIVKWKTFRNKLIPGQQEEWTVTINRPDGKAANAQLMATLYDKSLDQFLSNSWYLGNFFSLNYTSVNWESSDYSGLGLSWEANIKPFDVELLSFSRFDSRFLEDYDTPDAYIYSAREDRMVSMTRVVKSMALAKESSMNEVVKVGFGPTKEMKVKFTAPVVKKDEEIKQEKDEPKNIKPSMRENLNETAFFYPQLQTDGKGNVSIKFTLPESLTTWRFMGLAHDEDMNNGFLSDDIVAQKTLMVQPNMPRFVRMGDEAMVSARLFNQSDKAINAKAKIEILDPATEKVLFTDSKAVVLKAQGSGSATYSLASLLAKNANQLTADQSLLIVRFTVEGDGFSDGEQHYLSVLQNKEYVTNTYPFTQNEAGVKTINVGKLFPKKSTDQKLTVEYTNNPNWLMIQALPYVADASEKNAISLVSAYYANRLGKQIMSTSPSIKQTIEQWKKETGKETSMMSALEKNQELKTLTLDETPWVMDAKNESEQKQQLVRFLDENQLQNKLSSTFSSLKKLQNSDGSFSWWPGMKGSLYMTVAVTKTLARLQNLTSPSPEVTNMIKASFRFMDRMVAKCVAEMKRDEKKYNTTLFPSDALCDYLYTNALFYHDRATNDIKYLIDRLTKKPTDLTIYGKANTAVILQQYGKVEKAREYLQSIKEYTVYTEEKGRYFDSKNAYYSWRDYKIPTEVAAIEAIKTITPTDGKTLVEMQRWLLQEKRTQAWDTPLNSVNAIWAFMNNGNWLMQNGEHATLMLDNKPLQTTQPTAGLGYVKATQPVDFQSSESHDLVISKASTGTSWGAVYAQFFQTSTDISDASSGLKIKREVMVDSVLLKRGKNLKVGDKVRIRLTIIADRDYDFVQVVDKRAACLEPVSQLSGYRWGYYIAPKDYTTNYYFDQMAKGKHVVETEYYIDRAGVYQTGTCTAQCAYAPEYSGRTGAEVIQVDE, via the coding sequence ATGAAGAAGTTATTTATCATTTTATCAATCATATTTTTGTTGTTACCTATAACGATGACAGCACAGAGTTTTGACGCCTTATGGCAACAAGTAAATCAAGCTGAGCAAAAGGACTTGCCAAAGACACAAATCAGTTTATTAAAGAAGATTGAACAGAAGGGGCAGAAAGAGAAAGCCTATGGGCAAATCTTGGCTGCCAGTCTGTTAGCATCAAGGTTACAGACAGAGATTGCACCAGACTCTGCTGAGGTGGAGTTGAAGCGATTGAAGGCAAAGGCAAAGATGGTAGAAGGAAAGGATGAAGTATTGTCGGCTATCTACAACTGTATCTTGGGTGTGATAAGTCGGAATGATGATGATGGAAACGCTGACGATTACTTCAAGAAAGCATTGGCTAACCCTTCTCTGTTGGCAAGTCAGAAGGCAGCTGACTTTAAGCCTTTGATAGTTGTAGGTAAAGATGATAATATCTTCAAGGGTGACTTGCTGCATGTTATTGGTATGCAGGTAGGTAACTATGACAAACTATATAGCTATTATAAAAGCGTTGGAAACCGTGAAGCTGCTTGCTACACAGCCTTGATGGGGATAAAGAATGAGAAGGAGAGTATTCCAAAGCTTGACTCACTCATGCAAGAGTATAGTGACTTACCGATATGTGGAGAAGTTGCGTTGAAGCGTTATGCCTGTATGGGAGAAGATACTCCGGTTGAGGAGAAGATAGCATATATTGATAATGCACTTGTTCGTTGGGCATCATGGAATAGAATAGTAGCGTTACGTAATGCTCGTGAAGAATTGACAAGACCGATGTTTGACGTGAGTTTTGATAAGCGTAATGTTAGTTCGTCGGAGAAGAATAATTGGGTTAAGTTGAATACGCGCAATGTGTCAGATGTAGTCATAACGGTTACGCGTACGAAACTATCAGGAAATCATTCTCTCAGTCTTGGGGATAAAGACGACATGGTTAAGGTGATGGCAAGTCTGTTGCCTGCAACGAAGCAGACGATAAAGCGTACCTACACAGGTCATAAGGATTATGAAGAGGTGAAAGACTCTTTCTTAATGCCTACATTACCTTTGGGCGTTTACCTTATTAAGATAGAAAGCCCTGAAAAGAATATTACACCAGAATATGCTTTCTATTATGTTAGTGACCTCTATGTCATGAGTGAACTACAACCAAAGAAGAAAGCACGATATGTTGTTGTCAATGTTGTGGATGGACAACCAGTAGCAGATGTAAAGGTTCAAGCTACTTATCCAAATTATTATGATAAACCCTCTATCGTCAAGAAGCTTGTCACGAACACGAAGGGAGAGGTAGTGTTTGACTCTGAAAGAACTACTCCGTACATCTATGTCTCTACGAATAAGGACAAAGCTTTTAGAGAGACTAAACTGGAAGGTTCGTATGACTACGACAAGGAGAACTATGATAGAATGGTAACTCAGGTCTTCACGGATAGAGGTATCTATCGTCCTGGGCAGACGGTGCACGCATCTGTCATTGCTTATCAGAACACCAAGCAAGACTATAAGACTAAGGCTGCAGGCGGACAAACCTTCGATATGGTTTTGCAGGATGCTAATTATAAGGAGATAGGACGTAAGTCAGTAACCACCGACCGTTTCGGTACTGCTGCAGCAGACTTTAATCTTCCAACAAGTGGACTGACAGGTAGTTTCTCTATTTATGCTGATTTTGGAACAAAAGGATCTAAGCGTTTCCAAGTAGATGAGTACAAGCGTCCAACGTTTGATGTAAACTTTGACGAGTATAAGGAGAAGTATGCTGTCGGTGATTCTATCAAGTTGATTGGTCGTGCTAAGAGTTTTGCTGGTGTACCAGTACAAGGTGCAAAGGTGCATTATGTCGTTACACGTAATATAAGCTATTGGAGTCGCTTCTATGAAGATAGTGAGGAAGTGAACGAGCAAGATGTTGTCACAGACGACAAGGGAGAGTTTGTTGTTACCGTACCTTTTGTTCTGTCTGATAAAGCCAAGAAGGAACTGAAGTCTGGTAAGGGTTATCGTTCACTTTTCTATAACTTTAGAGTTGAGGCTTCGGTGACCGATGCCGCAGGTGAGACACATGACGGTTTTGCTTCATTACCATTAGGAACAAAGGAGGCAAGTCTTTCTTGCAATATTGCTGAGAAGAACCTGCGTGACAGTCTTAAAACGATTAAGTTTAATTATCTGAATGCTGCAGGCTCTCCTGTTGATGGTACTGTGAAGTATGTTATTGTACCACAGCAGAAGGATAAGAATAAATATGTTTATAGCAATTACAAGACGGTGAAGGCAAATGAGAATGTTGCTATAAAGGGTTTGTCTTCTGGTGCTTATCGCCTACATGCTATTTGCGGAACAGATACGATAGATGAGGATTTTGTCGTCTTCTCTTTTGATGATAAGCGTCCAGCTATTGAGACACATGACTGGTTCTATCTGAGTGGAAACCAATTCCCACGCGATGGTGGTCCTATCTATATGCAGGTGGGTTCAAGTGATGAGAATCAATATGTTGTTTATTCTATCTTCTCAGATAATAAAGTGATTGAAACAGGTTCTTTCAATCAAAGCAATAGTATACAGACACGCAAGTTTGTTTATAAGGAAGAATATGGTGATGAGATCTTTCTTAATTATGCTTGGGTAAAGAATGGTATTATGTATTCTCATTCAGAGAGGATTACGCGTCCGTTACCAGATAAGAGTTTGATAGTAAAATGGAAGACATTCCGTAATAAACTTATTCCAGGACAGCAAGAGGAATGGACAGTAACCATTAATCGTCCTGATGGCAAGGCTGCCAATGCTCAACTGATGGCAACACTTTATGATAAGAGTCTTGATCAGTTCTTGTCTAATTCATGGTACTTGGGCAACTTCTTCTCGCTTAACTATACATCTGTTAATTGGGAGAGTTCTGATTATTCAGGTTTGGGTCTTTCATGGGAAGCTAATATCAAACCTTTTGATGTAGAACTGTTGTCTTTTTCGAGATTTGATAGTCGCTTCTTAGAAGATTATGATACGCCAGATGCTTATATTTATTCAGCAAGAGAAGACCGAATGGTAAGCATGACACGTGTCGTTAAGTCAATGGCTTTGGCAAAGGAGTCTTCTATGAATGAGGTCGTTAAGGTTGGATTTGGACCTACTAAGGAAATGAAAGTGAAATTTACTGCTCCTGTTGTCAAGAAAGATGAGGAGATAAAACAAGAGAAGGACGAACCGAAGAATATAAAGCCTTCTATGCGTGAGAATCTCAATGAGACAGCCTTCTTTTATCCACAGTTGCAGACGGATGGAAAGGGTAATGTAAGTATTAAGTTTACGCTTCCAGAGAGCCTTACTACTTGGCGTTTCATGGGATTGGCACATGATGAGGATATGAACAATGGCTTCCTTTCCGATGATATCGTTGCTCAGAAGACATTGATGGTGCAGCCTAATATGCCTCGCTTTGTCCGTATGGGTGACGAAGCAATGGTTTCTGCTCGTTTGTTCAATCAGTCTGACAAGGCTATCAATGCAAAAGCAAAGATTGAAATCCTTGATCCAGCAACTGAGAAGGTGCTCTTTACAGACAGTAAAGCTGTTGTCTTGAAAGCGCAGGGGAGTGGTTCAGCAACTTATAGCTTAGCTTCATTGTTGGCGAAGAATGCCAATCAGCTTACAGCTGACCAGTCTTTACTCATTGTTCGCTTTACGGTTGAAGGCGATGGTTTCTCTGATGGTGAGCAACATTACCTGTCAGTACTTCAGAATAAGGAGTATGTAACAAACACCTATCCATTCACACAGAATGAAGCAGGGGTGAAGACGATTAATGTTGGTAAGCTTTTCCCAAAGAAGAGTACGGACCAAAAGCTGACAGTAGAATATACCAATAACCCTAATTGGCTGATGATTCAAGCCTTGCCTTATGTTGCAGATGCGAGTGAAAAGAATGCTATCAGTCTTGTTTCGGCTTATTATGCAAATCGTTTGGGTAAGCAGATTATGAGTACTTCCCCATCGATTAAGCAGACAATCGAGCAATGGAAGAAGGAGACAGGTAAGGAAACGTCAATGATGTCGGCTTTGGAGAAGAATCAAGAACTCAAAACCTTGACACTTGATGAGACTCCTTGGGTAATGGATGCTAAGAATGAAAGCGAACAAAAACAGCAACTCGTGCGCTTCCTCGATGAGAATCAATTGCAGAATAAATTGTCATCAACATTCTCAAGTCTAAAGAAACTGCAAAACTCTGATGGTTCGTTCTCTTGGTGGCCAGGAATGAAGGGAAGTCTTTATATGACTGTTGCGGTGACGAAGACACTTGCTCGTTTGCAAAATCTTACAAGTCCAAGCCCAGAGGTAACAAATATGATCAAAGCTTCTTTCCGATTTATGGATAGGATGGTGGCAAAGTGTGTGGCTGAAATGAAGCGTGATGAGAAGAAGTATAACACAACATTGTTCCCTTCTGACGCACTCTGTGATTATCTTTACACCAATGCTTTGTTCTATCATGACCGAGCTACAAATGACATAAAGTACCTCATCGACCGCTTGACCAAGAAGCCTACGGACTTAACTATCTACGGTAAAGCGAATACAGCTGTAATCCTTCAGCAGTATGGTAAGGTTGAGAAGGCGCGTGAATACCTGCAGAGTATCAAGGAATATACAGTTTATACGGAGGAAAAGGGACGTTACTTCGATTCTAAAAACGCTTATTACAGCTGGCGTGATTATAAGATTCCAACAGAGGTGGCTGCTATTGAGGCGATAAAGACAATTACTCCAACTGATGGTAAGACGCTTGTTGAGATGCAGCGTTGGCTCTTGCAGGAGAAGCGTACGCAGGCTTGGGATACACCATTGAACTCAGTGAATGCTATTTGGGCATTTATGAACAATGGCAATTGGTTGATGCAGAATGGAGAGCATGCTACGTTGATGCTTGATAACAAACCATTGCAGACAACACAGCCTACAGCAGGGTTGGGTTATGTGAAGGCTACACAGCCAGTTGATTTCCAATCGTCTGAAAGTCATGATTTGGTTATTAGCAAGGCAAGCACTGGCACAAGTTGGGGTGCTGTCTATGCACAGTTCTTCCAGACGTCAACAGATATCTCTGATGCTTCATCTGGCTTGAAGATTAAACGTGAGGTAATGGTTGATAGTGTGTTGTTGAAGAGAGGTAAGAACCTCAAAGTTGGTGACAAGGTGCGTATCCGTTTGACGATAATTGCTGACCGTGATTACGACTTCGTACAGGTTGTTGACAAGCGTGCTGCCTGCCTCGAGCCTGTTAGTCAGTTGAGTGGTTATCGTTGGGGATATTACATTGCTCCAAAGGATTACACGACTAATTACTACTTCGACCAGATGGCAAAGGGTAAGCATGTCGTTGAAACAGAATATTATATTGACCGAGCAGGTGTTTATCAGACAGGAACCTGCACTGCGCAATGTGCATACGCACCAGAGTATAGCGGACGTACAGGCGCAGAAGTTATTCAAGTTGACGAGTAA
- a CDS encoding 4-hydroxy-3-methylbut-2-enyl diphosphate reductase has protein sequence MLQIEIDNGSGFCFGVTTAIKKAEEELAKGTKLYCLGDIVHNSMEVERLTKKGLITINHEQMRELHNVKVLLRAHGEPPETYELARRNNIEIIDATCPVVLALQRRIKTQYEKGRQPSYMISSKGGATVDEPSSLKPVTNEAVETSTSSVSLPPAVGEGQELSASSSIVIFGKNGHAEVLGLVGQTHSQAIVIEKFEDVKALDFNNDIYLYSQTTKSLDEFHKIIEYIQSHISPKAKFQSFDTICRQVANRMPNISTFAARHDLILFVAGRKSSNGKVLFHECLSVNPNSHQVESADEIDMSWFEGVETVGICGATSTPKWLMEECRDEILRRTK, from the coding sequence ATGCTTCAGATAGAAATCGATAACGGTAGTGGCTTCTGCTTCGGTGTGACCACTGCCATTAAGAAAGCCGAAGAAGAATTGGCAAAGGGTACCAAACTCTATTGCTTAGGTGATATTGTACATAACAGTATGGAGGTGGAACGCCTCACAAAGAAAGGGCTCATCACGATTAATCATGAGCAGATGCGCGAGCTTCATAACGTGAAGGTTTTGCTGCGTGCACATGGCGAACCACCTGAGACTTACGAGCTTGCAAGACGTAATAACATTGAGATTATCGATGCTACTTGCCCTGTGGTTCTTGCCCTCCAACGTCGTATTAAGACACAGTATGAGAAAGGTCGTCAACCTTCTTATATGATATCTTCAAAGGGCGGAGCTACTGTTGATGAACCTTCAAGCCTTAAACCAGTAACGAATGAAGCGGTGGAAACCTCTACTTCTTCTGTTTCTCTTCCTCCTGCAGTAGGCGAGGGACAAGAGCTTAGTGCCTCCTCTTCCATTGTTATCTTTGGAAAGAATGGTCATGCCGAGGTGCTTGGACTTGTTGGTCAGACCCATAGTCAGGCGATTGTGATAGAGAAGTTTGAAGATGTTAAGGCGTTAGACTTTAATAATGACATCTATCTCTACTCACAGACGACAAAGAGTTTGGATGAGTTTCATAAGATTATCGAATACATTCAAAGTCATATCTCACCCAAAGCAAAGTTCCAAAGCTTCGATACAATCTGCCGACAGGTCGCTAATCGTATGCCAAACATTTCTACCTTTGCCGCTCGTCACGATTTGATTCTCTTTGTGGCAGGCCGTAAGAGTTCAAATGGTAAGGTCCTCTTTCACGAATGTTTGAGTGTAAACCCAAACTCCCATCAAGTTGAGAGTGCAGACGAAATTGACATGAGTTGGTTTGAAGGAGTTGAAACAGTAGGTATCTGTGGGGCTACGAGTACGCCAAAATGGCTGATGGAAGAATGCCGTGATGAGATACTCAGGCGTACGAAATAA